Proteins co-encoded in one Aerococcaceae bacterium DSM 111021 genomic window:
- the tilS gene encoding tRNA lysidine(34) synthetase TilS, giving the protein MSNLLNNVKQQLNEWTHWTRSKRILLAVSGGLDSMVLLNIMLQVNEQLAKEDKKEFIVAHFNHQLRDESDQDAQLVKEYSKEHELTYFISQWDEPATVNVEASARDARYQFFGDVMVKTNSDTLMTAHHLNDLGETVLMRLIRGTSLRGVRGIRSNYQRILTTSTKHSKSVRVLRPLSSAKKEALYEYAEEHQVPYNEDQTNADLTYMRNRMRHKMLPFLEEENPQFLSNLLLLTEQLEASYDAHYNQYLKTEPELLMQLSGERWLLYVPKFLELSKDLIQIYLAIFLEERLIHQIQSYNKAAVKQLERLITQTDAPNMTINIANNWVALREYDYIWVQPQEFVAEMTEQSEIKFNRINHWYKLNKHESAGVFEIGAIATDLKKDLYIEIPLTLTKGEPLPTLRHRGNGDTLTLRRPNGTSYHKKVSRVMIDQKVPKSKRDEYWILESNKGEVLGMLPHISKDENYYNMIENQTHLFIYQKSKNNT; this is encoded by the coding sequence ATGAGTAATTTGTTGAATAATGTTAAACAACAGTTGAATGAATGGACACATTGGACTCGAAGCAAAAGAATATTACTTGCCGTTTCGGGAGGGTTAGATTCAATGGTTTTATTGAATATTATGCTTCAAGTAAATGAACAATTAGCTAAAGAAGATAAAAAAGAATTTATTGTTGCTCATTTTAATCATCAATTAAGAGATGAAAGTGATCAAGATGCTCAGTTGGTAAAAGAGTATTCAAAAGAGCATGAGTTAACATACTTTATAAGTCAATGGGATGAGCCGGCTACAGTGAATGTAGAGGCTAGTGCTCGGGACGCTCGTTATCAATTCTTTGGAGATGTCATGGTAAAGACGAATAGCGACACATTAATGACAGCGCATCATCTGAATGATTTAGGAGAAACTGTATTGATGCGTTTGATTCGTGGAACGTCATTGCGTGGGGTTCGAGGCATTCGTTCAAACTACCAACGTATTCTGACAACATCGACAAAACATTCGAAATCAGTTCGTGTACTCCGTCCATTAAGTTCAGCAAAAAAAGAGGCATTGTATGAATATGCAGAAGAACATCAAGTTCCATATAATGAAGATCAGACGAATGCTGACTTGACCTATATGAGAAATCGAATGAGACACAAGATGCTGCCTTTTCTAGAAGAGGAGAATCCACAGTTTCTATCTAATTTGTTACTTTTGACAGAACAGTTAGAAGCGAGTTATGATGCGCATTATAACCAATATTTAAAAACTGAACCTGAACTATTAATGCAGTTATCAGGTGAACGTTGGCTTCTGTATGTACCTAAATTTCTTGAGTTGTCAAAAGATTTAATCCAGATTTACTTAGCGATTTTCTTAGAAGAAAGATTAATTCATCAGATTCAATCTTACAATAAGGCTGCAGTAAAACAATTAGAACGTTTAATTACACAAACTGATGCGCCAAATATGACGATTAATATTGCAAATAATTGGGTCGCGTTAAGAGAATATGATTATATATGGGTACAACCTCAAGAATTTGTAGCTGAAATGACTGAGCAAAGTGAAATAAAGTTTAACCGGATTAATCACTGGTATAAACTCAACAAACATGAATCAGCAGGTGTTTTTGAAATAGGTGCTATTGCGACTGACTTAAAAAAAGATCTATATATTGAGATACCTTTAACTTTAACTAAAGGAGAGCCGCTCCCAACGCTTAGACACCGGGGGAATGGTGATACACTTACATTACGTAGACCGAATGGAACGAGTTATCACAAGAAAGTATCCCGAGTGATGATTGATCAAAAAGTACCAAAATCAAAACGTGATGAATACTGGATTCTTGAAAGTAATAAAGGTGAAGTATTGGGGATGTTACCTCATATTAGTAAAGATGAAAATTATTATAATATGATAGAAAACCAAACTCACCTATTTATATATCAAAAAAGCAAGAATAATACTTGA
- a CDS encoding HAD family hydrolase, with protein MKNIKAIGWDLDDTLYQRGDFYRSVFETMQQNVIKINHSFKEFYRIFEIQSDIEYEKFIREGKEKDDYQIDRVISTYNHFNYQISRDQAIIFTSLYLYYRNHLKLHNDVSNVFKHLIDSGYELFILTNGPSIDQRNKLSKLQIANWIPENRWFISEELNYSKPDIELFKQVEHTLGYQSHELAYIGDNYQNDIFGSTQAGWHAVHYFHPANNGKELNHPATIHHIKEVINLFS; from the coding sequence ATGAAAAATATAAAAGCAATCGGTTGGGATTTAGACGATACTTTATATCAACGCGGAGATTTTTATCGCTCTGTATTCGAAACTATGCAACAGAATGTTATTAAAATCAATCACTCATTCAAAGAGTTTTACCGCATTTTTGAAATTCAATCAGATATTGAGTATGAGAAATTTATTCGAGAAGGCAAAGAAAAAGATGATTATCAAATAGACCGTGTTATTTCTACTTATAATCATTTCAATTATCAGATTTCACGAGATCAAGCAATTATCTTTACTTCACTCTATCTCTATTACCGTAATCACTTAAAACTTCATAACGATGTGTCGAATGTTTTCAAACACCTAATTGACTCAGGTTATGAATTATTTATATTAACAAATGGCCCTTCAATCGATCAACGAAATAAATTATCCAAGTTACAAATAGCTAATTGGATCCCAGAGAACAGGTGGTTTATCTCTGAAGAGCTTAACTATTCAAAACCTGATATTGAGTTATTCAAACAAGTCGAACATACATTAGGCTATCAAAGCCACGAACTTGCATATATTGGAGATAATTATCAGAATGATATTTTCGGCTCAACTCAAGCTGGTTGGCACGCTGTCCATTATTTTCACCCTGCGAATAACGGGAAAGAGTTGAATCATCCAGCAACCATTCATCATATAAAAGAGGTCATTAATCTTTTTTCTTAG